The Aptenodytes patagonicus chromosome 15, bAptPat1.pri.cur, whole genome shotgun sequence genome has a segment encoding these proteins:
- the PTPN11 gene encoding tyrosine-protein phosphatase non-receptor type 11 isoform X1 yields the protein MTSRRWFHPNITGVEAENLLLTRGVDGSFLARPSKSNPGDFTLSVRRTGAVTHIKIQNTGDYYDLYGGEKFATLAELVQYYMEHHGQLKEKNGDVIELKYPLNCADPTSERWFHGHLSGREAEKLLTEKGKHGSFLVRESQSHPGDFVLSVRTGDDKGESNDGKSKVTHVMIHCQDLKYDVGGGEKFDSLTDLVEHYKKNPMVETLGTVLQLKQPLNTTRINAAEIESRVRELSKLAETTDKVKQGFWEEFETLQQQECKLLYSRKEGQRQENKNKNRYKNILPFDHTRVVLHDGDPNEPVSDYINANIIMPEFETKCNNSKPKKSYIATQGCLQNTVNDFWRMVFQENSRVIVMTTKEVERGKSKCVKYWPDEYSLKEYGVMRVRNVKESAAHDYTLRELKLSKVGQGNTERTVWQYHFRTWPDHGVPSDPGGVLDFLEEVHHKQESISDAGPVVVHCSAGIGRTGTFIVIDILIDIIREKGVDCDIDVPKTIQMVRSQRSGMVQTEAQYRFIYMAVQHYIETLQRRIEEEQKSKRKGHEYTNIKYSLSDQTSGDQSPLPPCTPTPTCPEMREDSARVYENVGLMQQQKSFR from the exons ATGGTTTCATCCAAATATTACTGGGGTGGAGGCAGAAAACCTACTGTTAACAAGAGGAGTTGATGGCAGTTTTTTGGCACGGCCCAGCAAAAGTAACCCAGGAGACTTTACGCTCTCCGTTAG ACGAACTGGAGCTGTCACCCACATCAAGATCCAGAACACAGGAGACTACTATGACCTCTATGGAGGAGAGAAATTTGCTACGTTGGCTGAGTTAGTCCAGTATTATATGGAACATCATGGACAGCTCAAGGAAAAGAATGGAGATGTTATAGAGTTGAAATATCCGCTGAACTGTGCTGATCCTACATCTGAAAG GTGGTTTCATGGGCATCTCTCtggaagagaagctgaaaaactattaacagaaaaaggaaaacatggaaGCTTTCTTGTGCGTGAGAGTCAAAGCCACCCTGGGGACTTTGTTCTTTCTGTCCGGACAGGAGATGATAAAGGAGAAAGTAATGATGGGAAATCTAAAGTGACACATGTCATGATTCACTGCCAG GATCTAAAATACGATGTTGGTGGAGGGGAGAAATTTGACTCTCTGACAGATCTAGTGGAACATTACAAGAAGAACCCTATGGTAGAAACTTTGGGCACAGTATTGCAACTCAAGCAG CCTCTGAATACTACCCGTATTAATGCTGCAGAGATTGAAAGCAGAGTGCGAGAGCTAAGCAAGCTAGCAGAGACTACAGATAAAGTCAAGCAGGGCTTCTGGGAAGAATTTGAG ACTTTACAGCAGCAAGAATGCAAACTTCTCTATAGTCGTAAAGAAGGTCAGcgtcaagaaaacaaaaacaaaaatagataCAAAAACATTTTACCCT TTGATCATACCAGAGTTGTTCTACATGATGGTGATCCAAATGAACCTGTTTCAGACTATATCAATGCTAATATTATTATG CCTGAGTTTGAAACCAAGTGCAACAACTCAAAGCCAAAAAAAAGCTACATTGCTACTCAAGGCTGCCTACAGAATACAGTGAATGATTTTTGGAGGATGGTGTTCCAGGAGAATTCTCGAGTTATCGTTATGACAACAAAAGAAGTTGAAAGAGGAAAG agTAAGTGTGTCAAGTACTGGCCTGATGAATATTCCTTAAAGGAGTACGGTGTTATGCGTGTTAGGAATGTTAAGGAAAGTGCAGCACACGATTACACACTAAGAGAACTTAAGCTTTCTAAAGTTGGGCAA GGGAACACAGAGAGAACAGTCTGGCAATATCACTTCAGAACTTGGCCTGATCATGGAGTCCCAAGTGACCCCGGTGGTGTACTAGACTTTCTAGAGGAGGTGCACCATAAGCAGGAGAGCATTTCTGATGCGGGACCAGTTGTGGTCCACTGCAG TGCTGGGATTGGGCGAACAGGAACTTTCATTGTGATTGATATTCTTATTGACATAATCAGAGAAAAAG GTGTGGACTGTGATATTGATGTTCCAAAGACCATTCAGATGGTGAGATCACAACGGTCAGGAATGGTTCAGACGGAAGCACAGTACAGATTTATTTACATGGCAGTACAGCACTACATTGAAACGTTACAGCGCAGAATTGAAGAGGAGCAG AAGAGTAAGAGAAAAGGTCACGAATACACAAACATTAAATATTCTTTATCGGACCAGACAAGTGGGGATCAGAGCCCTCTTCCACCCTGTACCCCAACCCCAACGTGTCCAGA aatgaGAGAAGATAGTGCTAGAGTATATGAAAATGTGGGGCTGATGCAACAGCAGAAAAGTTTCAGATGA
- the PTPN11 gene encoding tyrosine-protein phosphatase non-receptor type 11 isoform X2, protein MTSRRWFHPNITGVEAENLLLTRGVDGSFLARPSKSNPGDFTLSVRRTGAVTHIKIQNTGDYYDLYGGEKFATLAELVQYYMEHHGQLKEKNGDVIELKYPLNCADPTSERWFHGHLSGREAEKLLTEKGKHGSFLVRESQSHPGDFVLSVRTGDDKGESNDGKSKVTHVMIHCQDLKYDVGGGEKFDSLTDLVEHYKKNPMVETLGTVLQLKQPLNTTRINAAEIESRVRELSKLAETTDKVKQGFWEEFETLQQQECKLLYSRKEGQRQENKNKNRYKNILPFDHTRVVLHDGDPNEPVSDYINANIIMPEFETKCNNSKPKKSYIATQGCLQNTVNDFWRMVFQENSRVIVMTTKEVERGKGNTERTVWQYHFRTWPDHGVPSDPGGVLDFLEEVHHKQESISDAGPVVVHCSAGIGRTGTFIVIDILIDIIREKGVDCDIDVPKTIQMVRSQRSGMVQTEAQYRFIYMAVQHYIETLQRRIEEEQKSKRKGHEYTNIKYSLSDQTSGDQSPLPPCTPTPTCPEMREDSARVYENVGLMQQQKSFR, encoded by the exons ATGGTTTCATCCAAATATTACTGGGGTGGAGGCAGAAAACCTACTGTTAACAAGAGGAGTTGATGGCAGTTTTTTGGCACGGCCCAGCAAAAGTAACCCAGGAGACTTTACGCTCTCCGTTAG ACGAACTGGAGCTGTCACCCACATCAAGATCCAGAACACAGGAGACTACTATGACCTCTATGGAGGAGAGAAATTTGCTACGTTGGCTGAGTTAGTCCAGTATTATATGGAACATCATGGACAGCTCAAGGAAAAGAATGGAGATGTTATAGAGTTGAAATATCCGCTGAACTGTGCTGATCCTACATCTGAAAG GTGGTTTCATGGGCATCTCTCtggaagagaagctgaaaaactattaacagaaaaaggaaaacatggaaGCTTTCTTGTGCGTGAGAGTCAAAGCCACCCTGGGGACTTTGTTCTTTCTGTCCGGACAGGAGATGATAAAGGAGAAAGTAATGATGGGAAATCTAAAGTGACACATGTCATGATTCACTGCCAG GATCTAAAATACGATGTTGGTGGAGGGGAGAAATTTGACTCTCTGACAGATCTAGTGGAACATTACAAGAAGAACCCTATGGTAGAAACTTTGGGCACAGTATTGCAACTCAAGCAG CCTCTGAATACTACCCGTATTAATGCTGCAGAGATTGAAAGCAGAGTGCGAGAGCTAAGCAAGCTAGCAGAGACTACAGATAAAGTCAAGCAGGGCTTCTGGGAAGAATTTGAG ACTTTACAGCAGCAAGAATGCAAACTTCTCTATAGTCGTAAAGAAGGTCAGcgtcaagaaaacaaaaacaaaaatagataCAAAAACATTTTACCCT TTGATCATACCAGAGTTGTTCTACATGATGGTGATCCAAATGAACCTGTTTCAGACTATATCAATGCTAATATTATTATG CCTGAGTTTGAAACCAAGTGCAACAACTCAAAGCCAAAAAAAAGCTACATTGCTACTCAAGGCTGCCTACAGAATACAGTGAATGATTTTTGGAGGATGGTGTTCCAGGAGAATTCTCGAGTTATCGTTATGACAACAAAAGAAGTTGAAAGAGGAAAG GGGAACACAGAGAGAACAGTCTGGCAATATCACTTCAGAACTTGGCCTGATCATGGAGTCCCAAGTGACCCCGGTGGTGTACTAGACTTTCTAGAGGAGGTGCACCATAAGCAGGAGAGCATTTCTGATGCGGGACCAGTTGTGGTCCACTGCAG TGCTGGGATTGGGCGAACAGGAACTTTCATTGTGATTGATATTCTTATTGACATAATCAGAGAAAAAG GTGTGGACTGTGATATTGATGTTCCAAAGACCATTCAGATGGTGAGATCACAACGGTCAGGAATGGTTCAGACGGAAGCACAGTACAGATTTATTTACATGGCAGTACAGCACTACATTGAAACGTTACAGCGCAGAATTGAAGAGGAGCAG AAGAGTAAGAGAAAAGGTCACGAATACACAAACATTAAATATTCTTTATCGGACCAGACAAGTGGGGATCAGAGCCCTCTTCCACCCTGTACCCCAACCCCAACGTGTCCAGA aatgaGAGAAGATAGTGCTAGAGTATATGAAAATGTGGGGCTGATGCAACAGCAGAAAAGTTTCAGATGA